Proteins encoded within one genomic window of Macrotis lagotis isolate mMagLag1 chromosome 3, bilby.v1.9.chrom.fasta, whole genome shotgun sequence:
- the LOC141517568 gene encoding caspase-6-like isoform X2: protein MSAPDPRGGDSSAPGAEQNMTEVDAFIRSELLDPEERYRMDHKRRGIALIFNHERFFWHLALPERRGTWADRENLKRRLSNLGFEVICYDDLKAEELLKAIHRVSTSSHTDADCFLCVFLSHGEGNHIYAYDAKIDIQKLTSLFKGDNCQSLVGKPKIFVIQACRGDQHDVPVIPLDVVDCQPDSADINKTEVDAASVHTLPAGADFLMCYSVAEGYYSHRETVNGSWYIQDLCEMLGKYGSSLEFTELLTLVNRKVSHRSVDFCKDPKAIGKKQVPCFASMLTKKLFLLPKSE, encoded by the exons ATGAGCGCCCCGGACCCCCGCGGCGGGGACTCCTCGGCCCCAG GTGCTGAACAAAACATGACAGAAGTGGATGCCTTTATTAGAAG TGAATTACTTGATCCAGAAGAAAGGTACAGAATGGATCACAAGAGGAGAGGCATAGCTTTGATCTTCAATCATGAGCGGTTCTTCTGGCATTTGGCTTTGCCAGAAAGGCGTGGCACCTGGGCCGACAGAGAAAACCTTAAACGAAG GCTTTCAAATCTGGGTTTTGAAGTGATTTGCTATGATGATCTGAAAGCTGAAGAACTGCTAAAGGCCATTCATAGGG TGTCCACCTCTAGCCATACGGATGCAGACTGCTTCTTGTGTGTGTTCCTGTCTCATGGTGAAGGAAATCACATCTATGCTTATGATGCCAAAATTGACATTCAGAAGCTGACCTCCTTGTTTAAAGGAGACAACTGTCAGAGTTTAGTTGGAAAACCTAAGATATTTGTCATTCAG GCATGTCGGGGTGACCAGCATGATGTCCCAGTCATTCCTTTGGACGTGGTGGATTGTCAGCCTGACTCGGCGGACATCAACAAGACGGAAGTGGACGCTGCGTCTGTTCACACTCTCCCTGCTGGGGCTGACTTCCTCATGTGTTACTCCGTGGCAGAAG GTTATTATTCTCACCGTGAAACAGTGAATGGTTCCTGGTACATTCAAGACTTGTGTGAGATGCTGGGAAAGTACGGCTCCTCCCTGGAGTTCACTGAACTTCTCACACTGGTGAACAGGAAAGTTTCCCATCGCTCTGTAGACTTCTGCAAGGACCCGAAAGCCATTGGGAAAAAGCAGGTCCCCTGTTTTGCCTCCATGCTGACCAAAAAGCTCTTTCTCCTTCCAAAGTCTGAGTAA
- the LOC141517568 gene encoding caspase-6-like isoform X3: MTEVDAFIRSELLDPEERYRMDHKRRGIALIFNHERFFWHLALPERRGTWADRENLKRRLSNLGFEVICYDDLKAEELLKAIHRVSTSSHTDADCFLCVFLSHGEGNHIYAYDAKIDIQKLTSLFKGDNCQSLVGKPKIFVIQACRGDQHDVPVIPLDVVDCQPDSADINKTEVDAASVHTLPAGADFLMCYSVAEGYYSHRETVNGSWYIQDLCEMLGKYGSSLEFTELLTLVNRKVSHRSVDFCKDPKAIGKKQVPCFASMLTKKLFLLPKSE, translated from the exons ATGACAGAAGTGGATGCCTTTATTAGAAG TGAATTACTTGATCCAGAAGAAAGGTACAGAATGGATCACAAGAGGAGAGGCATAGCTTTGATCTTCAATCATGAGCGGTTCTTCTGGCATTTGGCTTTGCCAGAAAGGCGTGGCACCTGGGCCGACAGAGAAAACCTTAAACGAAG GCTTTCAAATCTGGGTTTTGAAGTGATTTGCTATGATGATCTGAAAGCTGAAGAACTGCTAAAGGCCATTCATAGGG TGTCCACCTCTAGCCATACGGATGCAGACTGCTTCTTGTGTGTGTTCCTGTCTCATGGTGAAGGAAATCACATCTATGCTTATGATGCCAAAATTGACATTCAGAAGCTGACCTCCTTGTTTAAAGGAGACAACTGTCAGAGTTTAGTTGGAAAACCTAAGATATTTGTCATTCAG GCATGTCGGGGTGACCAGCATGATGTCCCAGTCATTCCTTTGGACGTGGTGGATTGTCAGCCTGACTCGGCGGACATCAACAAGACGGAAGTGGACGCTGCGTCTGTTCACACTCTCCCTGCTGGGGCTGACTTCCTCATGTGTTACTCCGTGGCAGAAG GTTATTATTCTCACCGTGAAACAGTGAATGGTTCCTGGTACATTCAAGACTTGTGTGAGATGCTGGGAAAGTACGGCTCCTCCCTGGAGTTCACTGAACTTCTCACACTGGTGAACAGGAAAGTTTCCCATCGCTCTGTAGACTTCTGCAAGGACCCGAAAGCCATTGGGAAAAAGCAGGTCCCCTGTTTTGCCTCCATGCTGACCAAAAAGCTCTTTCTCCTTCCAAAGTCTGAGTAA
- the LOC141517568 gene encoding caspase-6-like isoform X1, which translates to MSAPDPRGGDSSAPAGAEQNMTEVDAFIRSELLDPEERYRMDHKRRGIALIFNHERFFWHLALPERRGTWADRENLKRRLSNLGFEVICYDDLKAEELLKAIHRVSTSSHTDADCFLCVFLSHGEGNHIYAYDAKIDIQKLTSLFKGDNCQSLVGKPKIFVIQACRGDQHDVPVIPLDVVDCQPDSADINKTEVDAASVHTLPAGADFLMCYSVAEGYYSHRETVNGSWYIQDLCEMLGKYGSSLEFTELLTLVNRKVSHRSVDFCKDPKAIGKKQVPCFASMLTKKLFLLPKSE; encoded by the exons ATGAGCGCCCCGGACCCCCGCGGCGGGGACTCCTCGGCCCCAG caGGTGCTGAACAAAACATGACAGAAGTGGATGCCTTTATTAGAAG TGAATTACTTGATCCAGAAGAAAGGTACAGAATGGATCACAAGAGGAGAGGCATAGCTTTGATCTTCAATCATGAGCGGTTCTTCTGGCATTTGGCTTTGCCAGAAAGGCGTGGCACCTGGGCCGACAGAGAAAACCTTAAACGAAG GCTTTCAAATCTGGGTTTTGAAGTGATTTGCTATGATGATCTGAAAGCTGAAGAACTGCTAAAGGCCATTCATAGGG TGTCCACCTCTAGCCATACGGATGCAGACTGCTTCTTGTGTGTGTTCCTGTCTCATGGTGAAGGAAATCACATCTATGCTTATGATGCCAAAATTGACATTCAGAAGCTGACCTCCTTGTTTAAAGGAGACAACTGTCAGAGTTTAGTTGGAAAACCTAAGATATTTGTCATTCAG GCATGTCGGGGTGACCAGCATGATGTCCCAGTCATTCCTTTGGACGTGGTGGATTGTCAGCCTGACTCGGCGGACATCAACAAGACGGAAGTGGACGCTGCGTCTGTTCACACTCTCCCTGCTGGGGCTGACTTCCTCATGTGTTACTCCGTGGCAGAAG GTTATTATTCTCACCGTGAAACAGTGAATGGTTCCTGGTACATTCAAGACTTGTGTGAGATGCTGGGAAAGTACGGCTCCTCCCTGGAGTTCACTGAACTTCTCACACTGGTGAACAGGAAAGTTTCCCATCGCTCTGTAGACTTCTGCAAGGACCCGAAAGCCATTGGGAAAAAGCAGGTCCCCTGTTTTGCCTCCATGCTGACCAAAAAGCTCTTTCTCCTTCCAAAGTCTGAGTAA